A stretch of DNA from Rothia mucilaginosa:
CAGAGAGCCGGAAGCAGCCACGGGGGTCAGCTGCTCCATGGAAGCCTCACGCTCGTTCGGCACGAAGCGAACCCAGGGGTTGTCCTCGGCGATGATGCGCTCAATCTCCTCGAGCGGCAGGTCCTTCTTGAGCTTGATGGTCAGCGCCTGAGAGTGCGAGCGCATCGCAGCGATACGGACGCACAGACCGTCCATGGTGATCTTCTCGTCCTCGGAGCGGCCCAGGATCTTGTTGGTCTCGACCTCAGCCTTCCACTCCTCGCGGGACTGGCCGTTACCCAGGTCAGAGTCAATCCAGGGAATCAGGGAGCCGGAGAGCGGCACACCGAACTGGGTGGAATCCAGCTCACCGGAACGCTGCTTCGCGAGAACCTTGCGGTCGATGTCCAGAATTGCGGATGCGGGGTCGTTCAGCTCCTCGGAGACCTCGTTGCCCAGGTCGCGGAACTGCGCGAGCACCTCGCGCATATGGCGGGCACCGCCGCCGGACGCTGCCTGGTAAGTCATGGAGGTTGCCCACTCGACCAGGTCGTTCTTGAAGAGACCGCCCAGACCCATCAGCAGGCAGGAGACGGTGCAGTTACCGCCGACGAAGTCCTTCACACCGGATGCCAGGCCGCGGTCGATGACGTCGCGGTTGATGGGGTCCAGCACGATGATGGAGTCATCGTTCATGCGCAGGGTGGAAGCTGCGTCAATCCACAGGCCGTCCCAGCCAGCCGCACGCAGCTTCGGGTGCACAGCCTCGGTGTAGCCACCGCCCTGAGCGGTCACAATAATCGAGTGCTTACGCAGCTCGTCAATGTCGTATGCGTCCTTCAGCTCGGACGGCTCAATCACGCCGTCGAAGGTGGGCGCTGCGCCACCAACATTAGAGGTAGTGAAGAAGACGGGGGTAATGCCCTCGAAGTCGCCTTCCTCAACCATGCGCTTCATGAGGACGGAGCCCACCATGCCGCGCCAGCCAACAAAACCTACAGAGTCACCGGGATTAAAGTTCATGGTTCCCAGTGTACTCTCAGGTTGGCGGGTGCGGACTAACACCGTACAAAAAATTTGATATTCGGAACGGCCCGGTACCGGCACGTGTGTGAGAGCTACAGACGCTCGAGCCGCTGGAACGAGAAGTACATGGGGTTCTTCGTGCCTGACTCATCGAGCAGGTAGCCCTTCTCGCTCTTCTCCCAGGCACTCTCGGAGGTGACCCGCCAGTACCCGTTCGGGGAGCTGCCCTCGCAGTTACCCGCAGAATCTGCAAGCTGCAGTTCGGGCGCTCGCGTATCGCCGGTGATTTCGTTGCCTTCCTGGCAGTAGAAGAGGGTACGCTCCACCGTCTCTACCCGACCAAAGGAGGGCAGGTCGGTGCGGGAGAGCGCCTCCGCATACACGGAGCCGCCGCCAATAATCCAAGCATCAACTGCGGCGGTATCTGCGGGGATATCTTCGACCGCTGCACCCGCGGCGTCACGCGCCGCGTACAGCGCCGCATCCAGCGAGGGAACCCACAGCGCGCCATCGTGTTCTTGCGCCTCGGTGACCGAACGGCTAATCACAATATTCGTACGGCCCGGTAGCGGGCGAAAACGCGGCGGGAACGACTCCCAGGTGCGGCGACCCATAATCACCGGAGCACCCAGCGTCGCCTTCTTGAAGTGCGCCAAATCCTCCGGAGCGTACCAGGGCATATCCCCGTTACGACCGATGATGCCGGCATCAGTTTGAGCCCAAATAGCGCCCAGACGATACATTATGCCTCCTTACAACCTGCAGCTAGACCGCAATCGGCGCGGCAATACCGGGGTGGTGTTTATAATCCACCAGC
This window harbors:
- the asd gene encoding aspartate-semialdehyde dehydrogenase — its product is MNFNPGDSVGFVGWRGMVGSVLMKRMVEEGDFEGITPVFFTTSNVGGAAPTFDGVIEPSELKDAYDIDELRKHSIIVTAQGGGYTEAVHPKLRAAGWDGLWIDAASTLRMNDDSIIVLDPINRDVIDRGLASGVKDFVGGNCTVSCLLMGLGGLFKNDLVEWATSMTYQAASGGGARHMREVLAQFRDLGNEVSEELNDPASAILDIDRKVLAKQRSGELDSTQFGVPLSGSLIPWIDSDLGNGQSREEWKAEVETNKILGRSEDEKITMDGLCVRIAAMRSHSQALTIKLKKDLPLEEIERIIAEDNPWVRFVPNEREASMEQLTPVAASGSLEIPVGRVRKLAMGPEYISAFTVGDQLLWGAAEPIRRMLQIAIGKL
- a CDS encoding dihydrofolate reductase; this encodes MYRLGAIWAQTDAGIIGRNGDMPWYAPEDLAHFKKATLGAPVIMGRRTWESFPPRFRPLPGRTNIVISRSVTEAQEHDGALWVPSLDAALYAARDAAGAAVEDIPADTAAVDAWIIGGGSVYAEALSRTDLPSFGRVETVERTLFYCQEGNEITGDTRAPELQLADSAGNCEGSSPNGYWRVTSESAWEKSEKGYLLDESGTKNPMYFSFQRLERL